One window of Daphnia carinata strain CSIRO-1 chromosome 7, CSIRO_AGI_Dcar_HiC_V3, whole genome shotgun sequence genomic DNA carries:
- the LOC130702196 gene encoding serine protease nudel-like isoform X1, translating to MILPLLLECQTRQQRQQQQRQQQKQHQQRQQQPKQQQATTTSLSTTSPLPLVTTIAHGTGNKTTIIEEHENTTASTTESSTVINSTSRAPEITVPMEVDNDKNNDDLDESEVVELEPPSYPCPGSPNTLIYHEQMCNGLVDCPEATDEIGCTCRNRMDPSKICDGVFDCPSLDDETGCRGCNASQFNCDITRQRPLCIPLRQRCDGLEQCPDGMDEISCSILSPNEYSLEVSVAKYSSGYVMHNVKSKWYPLCGSSGNVTSLISGICQLTVGDGLGSFNISKRKANSAVYKGQYAMMFDVAKRVRLVKNCSDLVFVECPSPRCGRKAPTQAEIGHRMTTKSNNATIATTTTKMPFQNVFFSNSSKTSGQSLQQAFETPRNLTDQPRVLERRLRRADFHCQSLGCSRLTGRYSHSKTQRRKRRGTLNRVVGGRESNMGAWPWAVAIIRDGVFKCGGSLLDSNWILSAAHCFPALEKSHFEIQLGMLRRSSYSPLEQTRAILSIYIHPNYNSHTLENDIALLRVQKPLQLNQWTAPACLPSFGYFPRNDTLCTVVGWGNVQENGPESDSLREVAVPIKPCSADLAARKDKILCAGYPEGKKDSCQGDSGGPFICPDPKIRDRWLLVGIVSFGLGCARPGELGAYTNVAYYVNWIAEVMDEKTVQLKRIPKQSCSGLICPRGTGACLTPDLICDGIIDCLNAEDELGCTTNLPPTSHEPIVTTISPNLTTTALPRPTVCSVDQFTCSKVFQCVQLSHKCNKVIDCIDGTDESSCSCGDYLKGIGNSELLCDNHVDCADFSDEAGCRTCRSDEYYSLASAQCTPYKEMCNNRVKNAQGDDESQCLALIPQYFSVALDRTGRPKREQSGLVAMNKLGVWNPICVQNWSSSVSDEICSFIGYGPGLSYSLLSGSKLLPLKPLEPPQGFLWNSSKPSQSPSTLFKSDLGLFSEDFNLTALHSIAKRQSVTSTTSDCKFVNVTCSNQLCGIRPNLGGWDTLPNTEGRFPWHATLFLEGQYLCGATLVAPQWLLVSSVCFRNIDLTKDYVAALLGSRRLIPFTSPMEQILRVANSVKISTTSKMTLLFLERPVKLTEHVNHVCLASSREAVRNLIKNQCVAVGMNGTLLASSASFSQIKLNVGRTLLATWTNNETISCPSDKWSGNVVCSDGFTWYAVAVFERDCSKREPYVNTLEGIWQNFDTIRETITCNQTNLKAIQRKKRQLQISCTMPVLPAPRCDSWRCPLGACLSKNETCDGIPNCRDRSDETEACRPAEKNELMPSVNSSICDESEYKCLDGQCIPGDALCDGVVDCAAGEDEKAPFSDLECPTDFFRCLSPGQNRSQETIPMSAVCDGAENCSNGMDESKCVSLSAEYPVIVDTNGNPLKLSPSGFVVVRVNGVWYLYCANLWSEKLTAGTCSVFGFGKRASFEAVGSSAFSPISKASQQCSLAVFLNCA from the exons ATGATTCTGCCTCTTCTATTGGAATGTCAAACTCGTCAACAACGacaacagcagcaacgacAACAGCAAAAGCAACATCAACAACGCCAACAACAACCGAAGCAACaacaagcaacaacaacaagtttGTCTACAACTAGTCCGTTGCCACTTGTCACGACTATTGCGCATGGAACTGGTAACAAGACAACAATTATAGAAGAACATGAGAACACGACTGCCAGTACAACAGAAAGTTCTACTGTTATCAATTCGACTAGCAGAGCACCGGAAATAACAGTACCTATGGAAGTTGACAATGATAAAAACAACGATGATTTAGACGAATCTGAGGTGGTGGAGTTGGAACCGCCGTCATATCCGTGTCCTGGATCTCCAAACACATTGATCTACCACGAGCAAATGTGCAATGGCCTGGTGGACTGTCCGGAGGCTACCGACGAGATAGGTTGTACTTGCCGGAACCGAATGGATCCCAGTAAAATCTGTGATGGGGTTTTCGATTGCCCTTCTCTTGACGATGAAACAGGGTGTCGCG GTTGTAACGCAAGCCAGTTTAATTGCGACATCACAAGGCAAAGACCTCTATGCATTCCATTGAGACAACGATGTGATGGCTTGGAGCAATGTCCTGATGGAATGGATGAAATCAGTTGCAGCATTCTATCACCTAATGAATACTCACTTGAG GTTTCCGTAGCTAAGTACAGCTCCGGATATGTGATGCATAATGTCAAGAGTAAGTGGTATCCGTTGTGTGGTTCATCCGGCAACGTGACCAGCTTGATCTCCGGCATTTGTCAGTTGACTGTTGGTGACGGTCTTGG CAGTTTCAACAtatccaaaagaaaagcgaatTCCGCGGTTTACAAAGGCCAATACGCCATGATGTTTGATGTTGCAAAAAGAGTCAGGCTTGTCAAAAACTGTTCGGATCTCGTTTTTGTTGAGTGTCCGTCACCTCGGTGTGGTAGGAAGGCTCCGACTCAGGCAGAAATCGGTCATAGAATGACAACTAAATCCAACAACGCAACGATAGCCACAACTACGACAAAAATGCCTtttcaaaacgttttctttAGCAATTCATCAAAGACTTCTGGACAAAGTTTGCAGCAGGCGTTTGAAACTCCTAGAAATTTGACAG ATCAACCCCGTGTTCTTGAGCGCCGTCTTCGAAGAGCGGACTTCCACTGCCAATCGCTCGGGTGTAGTCGCCTCACTGGTCGTTATTCGCATTCAAAAACCCAAC GACGTAAGAGACGAGGCACTTTGAACAGAGTGGTTGGCGGCCGCGAAAGCAATATGGGTGCTTGGCCATGGGCGGTGGCCATCATTCGCGACGGTGTCTTCAAATGCGGTGGTTCTTTGCTAGACAGCAATTGGATCTTGTCAGCAGCCCATTGTTTTCCCGC GTTGGAGAAATctcattttgaaattcaattggGTATGTTACGGCGGTCTTCTTATTCCCCCTTGGAGCAAACTCGAGCCATTCTTTCCATTTATATTCACCCAAATTACAATTCGCATACCCTGGAAAACGACATTGCATTATTGCGAGTACAAAAGCCTTTGCAACTCAATCAATGGACTGCTCCCGCATGTCTGCcaagttttggctattttCCACGCAACGACACACTTTGTACCGTCGTCGGATGGGGAAACGTCCAAGAAAACGGACCTGAAT CGGATTCGCTTCGTGAGGTTGCTGTTCCTATTAAACCTTGCAGCGCTGACCTGGCTGCCCGTAAGGACAAAATCCTGTGCGCAGGTTATCCCGAAGGAAAAAAGGATTCGTGTCAGGGAGATTCAGGTGGACCCTTCATTTGCCC GGATCCGAAAATTCGTGACCGTTGGTTATTGGTTGGAATAGTCAGTTTTGGTTTGGGATGTGCGCGCCCCGGAGAATTGGGTGCTTATACTAATGTTGCTTACTACGTGAACTGGATTGCTGAAGTCATGG atgAAAAGACCGTACAGTTAAAGCGGATTCCTAAACAGAGTTGCAGCGGGCTGATATGTCCGCGCGGAACGGGAGCCTGCTTAACCCCAGACTTGATTTGTGATGGAATCATAGATTGCTTGAACGCAGAGGATGAACTGGGTTGCACTACAAACCTTCCGCCTACAAGTCACGAGCCAATTGTTACGACAATTTCTCCAAATTTAACCACCACTGCACTGCCACGTCCAACCGTCTGCTCGGTTGACCAATTCACTTGTTCCAA AGTGTTCCAGTGCGTTCAGCTTTCGCATAAGTGCAACAAGGTCATTGACTGCATCGATGGAACGGATGAATCTTCCTGTTCTTGCGGCGATTATTTAAAGGGCATTGGAAATTCTGAATTACTCTGCGACAACCATGTCGACTGCGCAGATTTTTCGGATGAAGCCGGATGTC ggactTGTCGATCGGATGAATATTACTCACTCGCTTCCGCGCAGTGCACTCCATACAAAGAAATGTGTAATAATCGTGTAAAGAATGCACAAGGCGATGATGAATCTCAATGCC tGGCCCTGATTCCGCAATACTTCTCTGTTGCACTCGATCGAACTGGAAGACCCAAACGTGAGCAATCGGGTTTAGTAGCCATGAACAAACTGGGGGTCTGGAATCCAATTTGCGTTCAAAATTGGTCGTCTTCGGTCAGTGACGAAATCTGCAGTTTCATTGGATATGg GCCTGGGCTTTCATACAGTTTACTTTCTGGTTCGAAGCTGCTTCCATTAAAACCATTGGAACCACCACAAGGATTCCTGTGGAATTCTTCAAAACCATCACAATCGCCATCGACTCTATTTAAAAGCGATCTTGGTTTGTTCAGCGAAGATTTCAATTTGACAGCATTACATTCGATTGCCAAACGACAATCTGTAACCTCTACAACGAGCGATTGCAAATTTGTGAATGTAACATGTAGCAACCAACTGTGCGGAATCCGACCGAATCTCGGCGGATGGGACACCTTGCCGAACACTGAAGGACGTTTCCCTTGGCATGCTACCCTTTTCCTCGAAGGCCAATATCTTTGCGGTGCAACGCTAGTGGCCCCTCAATGGCTACTAGTATCCTCCGTCTGTTTCCGCAACATTGA CTTGACCAAAGACTACGTAGCTGCCTTATTAGGTAGCAGGAGGCTGATACCATTTACTTCACCGATGGAACAAATTCTGCGTGTTGCAAATAGCGTGAAAATTTCTACAACCAGCAAGATGACCCTTCTCTTCCTTGAACGGCCCGTCAAGTTGACTGAACATGTGAACCACGTTTGTTTAGCTTCATC TAGGGAAGCTGTGCGCAACCTCATCAAGAACCAATGCGTGGCAGTCGGAATGAATGGAACGCTACTGGCTAGTTCGGCTAGTTTTTCGcaaataaaattgaatgtCGGTCGTACACTTTTGGCCACCTGGACCAACAACGAAACTATCTCTTGCCCTTCG GACAAGTGGTCTGGTAACGTAGTTTGCTCCGATGGCTTTACCTGGTATGCCGTTGCCGTCTTTGAGCGTGATTGTTCTAAAAGAGAACCATATGTTAACACTCTCGAGGGAATTTGGCAAAATTTTGATACCATTAGGGAAACtataa CGTGCAaccaaacaaatttaaaagcTATCCAGAGGAAAAAACGGCAGCTTCAAATTTCGTGTACAA tGCCAGTCCTACCAGCGCCTAGGTGTGACTCTTGGCGTTGCCCATTGGGTGCTTGCCTGAGTAAGAATGAAACATGTGACGGCATCCCTAACTGTCGGGATCGCAGTGATGAAACAGAAGCTTGCCGTCCTGCTGAAAAGAATGAATTGATGCCATCCGTTAACTCATCAATATGTGATGAAAGCGAGTACAAATGTCTTGATGGTCAATGTATCCCTGGCGACGCACTTTGCGATGGTGTAGTTGATTGCGCCGCTGGTGAAGATGAAAAAGCGCCTTTTAGTGATCTAGAATGTCCCACTGATTTCTTTCGTTGTCTCAGTCCAGG acAAAACCGTAGTCAAGAAACGATCCCCATGTCAGCTGTCTGCGATGGTGCAGAGAATTGTTCAAACGGCATGGATGAGTCGAAGTGCGTGTCACTTAGTGCTGAATACCCGGTCATAGTTGACACAAATGG GAATCCATTGAAACTTTCACCGTCtggatttgttgttgttcgtgTAAACGGCGTGTGGTATCTTTACTGCGCAAACTTGTGGTCGGAGAAACTGACCGCTGGTACTTGTAGTGTTTTCGGTTTTGGGAAACGGGCTTCGTTTGAAGCTGTCGGTTCATCGGCCTTTTCACCGATCAGTAAGGCCAGTCAACAATGCTCACTTGCCGTTTTTCTTAATTGCGCCTAG
- the LOC130702196 gene encoding serine protease nudel-like isoform X2, protein MILPLLLECQTRQQRQQQQRQQQKQHQQRQQQPKQQQATTTSLSTTSPLPLVTTIAHGTGNKTTIIEEHENTTASTTESSTVINSTSRAPEITVPMEVDNDKNNDDLDESEVVELEPPSYPCPGSPNTLIYHEQMCNGLVDCPEATDEIGCTCRNRMDPSKICDGVFDCPSLDDETGCRGCNASQFNCDITRQRPLCIPLRQRCDGLEQCPDGMDEISCSILSPNEYSLEVSVAKYSSGYVMHNVKSKWYPLCGSSGNVTSLISGICQLTVGDGLGSFNISKRKANSAVYKGQYAMMFDVAKRVRLVKNCSDLVFVECPSPRCGRKAPTQAEIGHRMTTKSNNATIATTTTKMPFQNVFFSNSSKTSGQSLQQAFETPRNLTDQPRVLERRLRRADFHCQSLGCSRLTGRYSHSKTQRRKRRGTLNRVVGGRESNMGAWPWAVAIIRDGVFKCGGSLLDSNWILSAAHCFPALEKSHFEIQLGMLRRSSYSPLEQTRAILSIYIHPNYNSHTLENDIALLRVQKPLQLNQWTAPACLPSFGYFPRNDTLCTVVGWGNVQENGPESDSLREVAVPIKPCSADLAARKDKILCAGYPEGKKDSCQGDSGGPFICPDPKIRDRWLLVGIVSFGLGCARPGELGAYTNVAYYVNWIAEVMDEKTVQLKRIPKQSCSGLICPRGTGACLTPDLICDGIIDCLNAEDELGCTTNLPPTSHEPIVTTISPNLTTTALPRPTVCSVDQFTCSKVFQCVQLSHKCNKVIDCIDGTDESSCSCGDYLKGIGNSELLCDNHVDCADFSDEAGCRTCRSDEYYSLASAQCTPYKEMCNNRVKNAQGDDESQCLALIPQYFSVALDRTGRPKREQSGLVAMNKLGVWNPICVQNWSSSVSDEICSFIGYGPGLSYSLLSGSKLLPLKPLEPPQGFLWNSSKPSQSPSTLFKSDLGLFSEDFNLTALHSIAKRQSVTSTTSDCKFVNVTCSNQLCGIRPNLGGWDTLPNTEGRFPWHATLFLEGQYLCGATLVAPQWLLVSSVCFRNIDLTKDYVAALLGSRRLIPFTSPMEQILRVANSVKISTTSKMTLLFLERPVKLTEHVNHVCLASSEAVRNLIKNQCVAVGMNGTLLASSASFSQIKLNVGRTLLATWTNNETISCPSDKWSGNVVCSDGFTWYAVAVFERDCSKREPYVNTLEGIWQNFDTIRETITCNQTNLKAIQRKKRQLQISCTMPVLPAPRCDSWRCPLGACLSKNETCDGIPNCRDRSDETEACRPAEKNELMPSVNSSICDESEYKCLDGQCIPGDALCDGVVDCAAGEDEKAPFSDLECPTDFFRCLSPGQNRSQETIPMSAVCDGAENCSNGMDESKCVSLSAEYPVIVDTNGNPLKLSPSGFVVVRVNGVWYLYCANLWSEKLTAGTCSVFGFGKRASFEAVGSSAFSPISKASQQCSLAVFLNCA, encoded by the exons ATGATTCTGCCTCTTCTATTGGAATGTCAAACTCGTCAACAACGacaacagcagcaacgacAACAGCAAAAGCAACATCAACAACGCCAACAACAACCGAAGCAACaacaagcaacaacaacaagtttGTCTACAACTAGTCCGTTGCCACTTGTCACGACTATTGCGCATGGAACTGGTAACAAGACAACAATTATAGAAGAACATGAGAACACGACTGCCAGTACAACAGAAAGTTCTACTGTTATCAATTCGACTAGCAGAGCACCGGAAATAACAGTACCTATGGAAGTTGACAATGATAAAAACAACGATGATTTAGACGAATCTGAGGTGGTGGAGTTGGAACCGCCGTCATATCCGTGTCCTGGATCTCCAAACACATTGATCTACCACGAGCAAATGTGCAATGGCCTGGTGGACTGTCCGGAGGCTACCGACGAGATAGGTTGTACTTGCCGGAACCGAATGGATCCCAGTAAAATCTGTGATGGGGTTTTCGATTGCCCTTCTCTTGACGATGAAACAGGGTGTCGCG GTTGTAACGCAAGCCAGTTTAATTGCGACATCACAAGGCAAAGACCTCTATGCATTCCATTGAGACAACGATGTGATGGCTTGGAGCAATGTCCTGATGGAATGGATGAAATCAGTTGCAGCATTCTATCACCTAATGAATACTCACTTGAG GTTTCCGTAGCTAAGTACAGCTCCGGATATGTGATGCATAATGTCAAGAGTAAGTGGTATCCGTTGTGTGGTTCATCCGGCAACGTGACCAGCTTGATCTCCGGCATTTGTCAGTTGACTGTTGGTGACGGTCTTGG CAGTTTCAACAtatccaaaagaaaagcgaatTCCGCGGTTTACAAAGGCCAATACGCCATGATGTTTGATGTTGCAAAAAGAGTCAGGCTTGTCAAAAACTGTTCGGATCTCGTTTTTGTTGAGTGTCCGTCACCTCGGTGTGGTAGGAAGGCTCCGACTCAGGCAGAAATCGGTCATAGAATGACAACTAAATCCAACAACGCAACGATAGCCACAACTACGACAAAAATGCCTtttcaaaacgttttctttAGCAATTCATCAAAGACTTCTGGACAAAGTTTGCAGCAGGCGTTTGAAACTCCTAGAAATTTGACAG ATCAACCCCGTGTTCTTGAGCGCCGTCTTCGAAGAGCGGACTTCCACTGCCAATCGCTCGGGTGTAGTCGCCTCACTGGTCGTTATTCGCATTCAAAAACCCAAC GACGTAAGAGACGAGGCACTTTGAACAGAGTGGTTGGCGGCCGCGAAAGCAATATGGGTGCTTGGCCATGGGCGGTGGCCATCATTCGCGACGGTGTCTTCAAATGCGGTGGTTCTTTGCTAGACAGCAATTGGATCTTGTCAGCAGCCCATTGTTTTCCCGC GTTGGAGAAATctcattttgaaattcaattggGTATGTTACGGCGGTCTTCTTATTCCCCCTTGGAGCAAACTCGAGCCATTCTTTCCATTTATATTCACCCAAATTACAATTCGCATACCCTGGAAAACGACATTGCATTATTGCGAGTACAAAAGCCTTTGCAACTCAATCAATGGACTGCTCCCGCATGTCTGCcaagttttggctattttCCACGCAACGACACACTTTGTACCGTCGTCGGATGGGGAAACGTCCAAGAAAACGGACCTGAAT CGGATTCGCTTCGTGAGGTTGCTGTTCCTATTAAACCTTGCAGCGCTGACCTGGCTGCCCGTAAGGACAAAATCCTGTGCGCAGGTTATCCCGAAGGAAAAAAGGATTCGTGTCAGGGAGATTCAGGTGGACCCTTCATTTGCCC GGATCCGAAAATTCGTGACCGTTGGTTATTGGTTGGAATAGTCAGTTTTGGTTTGGGATGTGCGCGCCCCGGAGAATTGGGTGCTTATACTAATGTTGCTTACTACGTGAACTGGATTGCTGAAGTCATGG atgAAAAGACCGTACAGTTAAAGCGGATTCCTAAACAGAGTTGCAGCGGGCTGATATGTCCGCGCGGAACGGGAGCCTGCTTAACCCCAGACTTGATTTGTGATGGAATCATAGATTGCTTGAACGCAGAGGATGAACTGGGTTGCACTACAAACCTTCCGCCTACAAGTCACGAGCCAATTGTTACGACAATTTCTCCAAATTTAACCACCACTGCACTGCCACGTCCAACCGTCTGCTCGGTTGACCAATTCACTTGTTCCAA AGTGTTCCAGTGCGTTCAGCTTTCGCATAAGTGCAACAAGGTCATTGACTGCATCGATGGAACGGATGAATCTTCCTGTTCTTGCGGCGATTATTTAAAGGGCATTGGAAATTCTGAATTACTCTGCGACAACCATGTCGACTGCGCAGATTTTTCGGATGAAGCCGGATGTC ggactTGTCGATCGGATGAATATTACTCACTCGCTTCCGCGCAGTGCACTCCATACAAAGAAATGTGTAATAATCGTGTAAAGAATGCACAAGGCGATGATGAATCTCAATGCC tGGCCCTGATTCCGCAATACTTCTCTGTTGCACTCGATCGAACTGGAAGACCCAAACGTGAGCAATCGGGTTTAGTAGCCATGAACAAACTGGGGGTCTGGAATCCAATTTGCGTTCAAAATTGGTCGTCTTCGGTCAGTGACGAAATCTGCAGTTTCATTGGATATGg GCCTGGGCTTTCATACAGTTTACTTTCTGGTTCGAAGCTGCTTCCATTAAAACCATTGGAACCACCACAAGGATTCCTGTGGAATTCTTCAAAACCATCACAATCGCCATCGACTCTATTTAAAAGCGATCTTGGTTTGTTCAGCGAAGATTTCAATTTGACAGCATTACATTCGATTGCCAAACGACAATCTGTAACCTCTACAACGAGCGATTGCAAATTTGTGAATGTAACATGTAGCAACCAACTGTGCGGAATCCGACCGAATCTCGGCGGATGGGACACCTTGCCGAACACTGAAGGACGTTTCCCTTGGCATGCTACCCTTTTCCTCGAAGGCCAATATCTTTGCGGTGCAACGCTAGTGGCCCCTCAATGGCTACTAGTATCCTCCGTCTGTTTCCGCAACATTGA CTTGACCAAAGACTACGTAGCTGCCTTATTAGGTAGCAGGAGGCTGATACCATTTACTTCACCGATGGAACAAATTCTGCGTGTTGCAAATAGCGTGAAAATTTCTACAACCAGCAAGATGACCCTTCTCTTCCTTGAACGGCCCGTCAAGTTGACTGAACATGTGAACCACGTTTGTTTAGCTTCATC GGAAGCTGTGCGCAACCTCATCAAGAACCAATGCGTGGCAGTCGGAATGAATGGAACGCTACTGGCTAGTTCGGCTAGTTTTTCGcaaataaaattgaatgtCGGTCGTACACTTTTGGCCACCTGGACCAACAACGAAACTATCTCTTGCCCTTCG GACAAGTGGTCTGGTAACGTAGTTTGCTCCGATGGCTTTACCTGGTATGCCGTTGCCGTCTTTGAGCGTGATTGTTCTAAAAGAGAACCATATGTTAACACTCTCGAGGGAATTTGGCAAAATTTTGATACCATTAGGGAAACtataa CGTGCAaccaaacaaatttaaaagcTATCCAGAGGAAAAAACGGCAGCTTCAAATTTCGTGTACAA tGCCAGTCCTACCAGCGCCTAGGTGTGACTCTTGGCGTTGCCCATTGGGTGCTTGCCTGAGTAAGAATGAAACATGTGACGGCATCCCTAACTGTCGGGATCGCAGTGATGAAACAGAAGCTTGCCGTCCTGCTGAAAAGAATGAATTGATGCCATCCGTTAACTCATCAATATGTGATGAAAGCGAGTACAAATGTCTTGATGGTCAATGTATCCCTGGCGACGCACTTTGCGATGGTGTAGTTGATTGCGCCGCTGGTGAAGATGAAAAAGCGCCTTTTAGTGATCTAGAATGTCCCACTGATTTCTTTCGTTGTCTCAGTCCAGG acAAAACCGTAGTCAAGAAACGATCCCCATGTCAGCTGTCTGCGATGGTGCAGAGAATTGTTCAAACGGCATGGATGAGTCGAAGTGCGTGTCACTTAGTGCTGAATACCCGGTCATAGTTGACACAAATGG GAATCCATTGAAACTTTCACCGTCtggatttgttgttgttcgtgTAAACGGCGTGTGGTATCTTTACTGCGCAAACTTGTGGTCGGAGAAACTGACCGCTGGTACTTGTAGTGTTTTCGGTTTTGGGAAACGGGCTTCGTTTGAAGCTGTCGGTTCATCGGCCTTTTCACCGATCAGTAAGGCCAGTCAACAATGCTCACTTGCCGTTTTTCTTAATTGCGCCTAG